Proteins encoded together in one Ralstonia insidiosa window:
- a CDS encoding LLM class flavin-dependent oxidoreductase: MAKKPILLNAFNMNCVGHINHGLWTHPRDTSTDYRKLSYWTDLAKLLERGLFDGLFIADIVGVYDVYQQSADLTLRESIQLPVNDPLMLVSAMAGVTEHLGFGLTVNLTYEAPYLFARRFSTLDHLTDGRVGWNIVTGYLDSAARAMGLREQIAHDERYDRADEFLDVVYQLWEGSWEDDAVLRDRAARVFAQPDKVHRIQHHGRYYDVEGYHLSEPSPQRTPVLFQAGSSARGQTFAGQHAECVFLSSQSQSATRDQVAQLRQAAVQAGRRAEDVKVFMGITVVVDKTEKLAREKLAEYQRYASAEAGLAHFSAGSGIDYSTYALDDPLRAVKTNAIESSIRRATGGDTQFTVRRLLDQLALGGRYATIVGDPQQVADALQQWMDVTDIDGFNLARTVTPESYADFIDLVVPELQNRGVYKTAYAPGTLRRKLFGADRLPDAHPGAQRRRQPAQELADQP, translated from the coding sequence ATGGCCAAGAAACCGATCCTGCTCAACGCGTTCAACATGAACTGCGTGGGCCACATCAACCACGGCCTGTGGACCCACCCGCGCGATACCTCCACCGATTACCGCAAGCTCAGCTACTGGACCGACCTCGCCAAGTTGCTGGAGCGTGGCCTGTTCGACGGCTTGTTCATTGCCGACATCGTGGGCGTGTACGACGTCTACCAACAATCGGCCGACCTCACGCTGCGTGAGTCGATCCAGCTGCCGGTGAATGATCCGCTGATGCTGGTTTCCGCCATGGCGGGCGTGACGGAGCATCTCGGTTTCGGCCTGACCGTCAACCTGACGTATGAAGCGCCGTACCTGTTTGCGCGGCGCTTTTCCACGCTCGATCACCTGACCGACGGGCGTGTCGGTTGGAACATCGTCACCGGCTATCTGGACAGCGCGGCACGCGCCATGGGCCTGCGCGAACAGATCGCGCACGACGAGCGCTATGACCGCGCGGATGAGTTTCTTGATGTGGTCTACCAACTGTGGGAAGGCAGCTGGGAAGACGATGCGGTGCTGCGTGATCGCGCCGCACGCGTGTTCGCACAGCCCGACAAGGTGCACCGCATCCAGCATCACGGCCGCTACTACGACGTGGAGGGCTACCACCTGAGCGAGCCGTCACCACAGCGCACGCCGGTGCTGTTTCAGGCGGGCTCATCCGCACGCGGACAGACCTTTGCGGGGCAGCATGCGGAATGCGTGTTCCTGTCGAGCCAGAGCCAATCAGCCACGCGCGATCAGGTGGCGCAGTTGCGGCAAGCCGCCGTGCAGGCTGGGCGCCGAGCAGAGGACGTCAAAGTCTTCATGGGCATCACCGTCGTGGTCGACAAGACCGAGAAGCTGGCCCGCGAAAAGCTCGCCGAATACCAACGCTACGCCAGTGCGGAAGCCGGTCTTGCGCATTTCTCGGCAGGCTCCGGCATCGACTATTCGACCTATGCCTTGGACGATCCGCTGCGCGCGGTGAAGACGAATGCGATCGAGTCCTCCATCCGCCGCGCCACTGGCGGCGACACGCAGTTCACCGTACGGCGACTGCTTGATCAGCTGGCATTGGGCGGCCGCTACGCCACCATCGTGGGCGACCCGCAGCAGGTAGCCGACGCGCTGCAGCAGTGGATGGATGTGACCGACATCGACGGCTTCAACCTGGCGCGCACCGTCACGCCGGAAAGCTATGCGGATTTCATCGATCTGGTGGTGCCGGAGTTGCAGAACCGCGGTGTCTACAAGACCGCGTATGCGCCTGGCACCTTGCGCCGCAAACTGTTTGGCGCCGACCGTTTGCCGGACGCCCACCCGGGCGCGCAACGGCGCCGGCAACCTGCACAGGAGCTGGCGGACCAACCCTAG